In a genomic window of Helianthus annuus cultivar XRQ/B chromosome 10, HanXRQr2.0-SUNRISE, whole genome shotgun sequence:
- the LOC110885077 gene encoding transcription factor MYB120, translating to MRRSRHNSALQDNWPIRKALTLSDVDITHPFLTLPRQPVETCILVHLTQSECEHLLNREQVPINAQDDDTGDVYIMKLKWRGSYYNLIGKWGRIVRSKGLDVGKVIKIRWFDGCLHFSVPQQDITVPPLQVIPAPAVHDQWPIRKVLTLSDVDTNHPFLPLARRSVEDHILVHWTPQQRELLRSEEQGNLNARDVDTGEIYVMKLRWRGNYYNLIGKWGKIIRSKGLGVGKEIKIRWANGCLHFSVPNEQVIEPATIPIIQQHRQQQQQHQQQQHHHHNQQHQHQQQQHYQKQHDEWPIKKALTLEESIPTVPEARISVRPVWRKDLFGPISKTKPVETINHISDSVPKTFETSNEKPTSEESIPTVPEAPTPKMIPMDPIDPHFLPPNLGISNLDYTSPNPIHDPYYSLTIESLNSTFAKGPNMEDFDYPPKPSVSVPHTVNQGENF from the coding sequence ATGAGGCGTTCAAGACACAATAGTGCTTTACAAGACAATTGGCCTATCAGAAAGGCACTCACGCTTTCCGATGTCGACATTACTCACCCGTTTCTCACTCTACCTCGCCAGCCCGTTGAGACTTGCATCCTTGTGCATTTGACACAATCCGAGTGTGAACATTTACTGAACCGAGAACAAGTACCCATCAACGCTCAAGATGACGATACTGGTGACGTTTATATAATGAAGTTAAAATGGCGTGGGAGTTATTACAATCTTATCGGCAAATGGGGTAGAATTGTTCGTAGCAAAGGACTTGACGTTGGAAAAGTGATAAAAATCCGTTGGTTTGACGGTTGTTTACACTTTTCAGTCCCGCAGCAAGATATTACTGTACCACCGTTACAAGTTATTCCCGCACCTGCGGTGCATGACCAGTGGCCTATTAGGAAGGTTTTAACACTATCTGATGTCGACACTAATCATCCTTTCCTACCGTTGGCACGAAGATCGGTTGAAGATCATATCCTTGTTCACTGGACCCCGCAACAACGAGAGCTGCTTAGAAGTGAAGAGCAAGGGAATTTGAATGCACGCGATGTCGATACAGGGGAGATATATGTGATGAAGCTGAGGTGGCGTGGTAATTACTACAACTTGATAGGAAAATGGGGGAAAATTATTCGGAGTAAGGGATTAGGTGTCGGGAAAGAGATCAAGATTCGATGGGCTAATGGTTGTTTACACTTTTCGGTCCCAAATGAGCAGGTAATCGAGCCTGCAACAATCCCAATTATACAACAACaccgacaacaacaacaacaacaccaacaacagcaacaccaccaccacaaccaacaacaccaacaccaacaacAGCAACACTACCAAAAACAACATGACGAATGGCCGATCAAAAAGGCGTTAACATTGGAGGAGTCCATACCAACAGTCCCTGAGGCTCGAATAAGCGTACGGCCAGTATGGAGAAaggacctttttggacccattTCCAAAACCAAACCAGTTGAAACCATTAACCATATTTCAGATTCTGTACCTAAGACTTTTGAAACTTCAAATGAGAAGCCAACATCGGAGGAGTCCATACCAACAGTCCCTGAGGCTCCCACTCCGAAGATGATACCTATGGACCCAATTGATCCACATTTCTTACCTCCAAATCTTGGAATTTCAAACTTGGACTATACCAGTCCTAACCCTATTCATGATCCATATTATTCATTAACTATAGAATCCTTGAATTCAACTTTTGCAAAGGGTCCTAATATGGAAGATTTCGACTACCCACCAAAACCTTCAGTATCCGTACCGCACACAGTGAACCAAGGAGAAAACTTttag